In the Planctomycetota bacterium genome, one interval contains:
- a CDS encoding alkaline phosphatase PhoX — MRLARRDFLRRAGALTLGFLGLRHLAGCGGESPHRIRGLGDLVSDPNEILDLPPDFRYQILSPTGEPMADGLLVPGGHDGMAAFPGPDGRTVLVRNHELLPSDVRRGPFGSRNELLGRIPRERLYDPGHGLTPGLGGTTTLVYDTRSRRLHRQFLSLAGTWRNCAGGPTPWGTWLTCEETVQRGGGPAERDHGFVFEVPADPARGPVARPEPLKAMGRFNHEAAAVDPRSGAVYMTEDRGGTSVARPSERGLGLLYRFLPDRPGELARGGRLQALKIVDRAGADTTNWGGREPAVPVGVPLAVEWIDLEDVESPDDSLRHQGHSRGAARFSRGEGIWAAKDGIYFCATDGGRRRKGQIWRYVPSPDEGAPGERRRPGTLELFIEPDDASVMENGDNLTAAPWGDLVFCEDGPWGNRLVGVTPEGKLYPIARNALNSFELAGACFSPDGTTLFANIQTPGLTLAIWGPWERRLA; from the coding sequence GTGAGACTCGCGCGCCGCGACTTCCTGCGCCGGGCGGGGGCTCTGACCCTCGGGTTCCTGGGCCTGCGGCACCTGGCCGGCTGCGGGGGAGAATCTCCGCACCGGATCCGCGGACTCGGCGATCTCGTTTCCGACCCGAACGAGATCCTCGACCTCCCGCCGGACTTCCGCTATCAGATCCTCTCGCCCACGGGAGAGCCGATGGCCGACGGGCTTCTCGTCCCCGGCGGCCACGACGGCATGGCCGCCTTCCCCGGACCCGACGGACGGACGGTCCTCGTGCGCAACCACGAACTTCTCCCCTCCGACGTCCGCCGCGGCCCGTTCGGTTCCCGCAACGAGCTTCTCGGACGGATCCCCCGCGAACGCCTGTACGACCCCGGCCACGGCCTGACCCCCGGCCTCGGAGGAACGACGACCCTCGTGTACGACACCCGCTCCCGCAGGCTCCACCGGCAGTTCCTCAGCCTCGCGGGCACCTGGCGAAACTGCGCCGGCGGACCCACCCCCTGGGGAACCTGGCTCACCTGCGAGGAAACCGTCCAGCGCGGCGGGGGTCCCGCCGAACGCGACCACGGCTTCGTCTTCGAGGTCCCCGCCGACCCCGCCCGCGGCCCCGTGGCGCGCCCGGAACCCCTCAAGGCCATGGGCCGCTTCAATCACGAAGCAGCCGCCGTAGACCCCCGGTCGGGGGCCGTCTACATGACCGAGGACCGAGGCGGGACCTCCGTCGCGCGGCCTTCGGAGCGCGGCCTGGGACTCCTCTACCGGTTCCTGCCCGACCGGCCCGGAGAGCTCGCCCGCGGCGGACGCCTCCAGGCCCTCAAGATCGTCGACCGCGCCGGAGCCGACACCACGAACTGGGGCGGACGCGAACCGGCCGTCCCCGTGGGCGTCCCCTTGGCCGTCGAGTGGATCGATCTCGAGGACGTCGAGTCCCCGGACGATTCGCTGCGCCATCAGGGCCATTCCCGCGGCGCCGCCCGATTCAGCCGCGGGGAAGGCATCTGGGCCGCAAAGGACGGAATCTACTTCTGCGCCACCGACGGCGGCCGCCGCCGCAAGGGACAGATCTGGCGCTACGTCCCGAGTCCCGACGAGGGCGCTCCCGGAGAGCGCCGCCGGCCGGGAACCCTGGAACTCTTCATCGAGCCCGACGACGCCTCCGTCATGGAGAACGGCGACAACCTCACGGCCGCCCCGTGGGGCGATCTGGTCTTCTGCGAGGACGGCCCCTGGGGGAACCGGCTGGTCGGCGTGACCCCGGAAGGCAAGCTCTACCCCATCGCCCGCAACGCGCTCAATTCGTTCGAGCTGGCGGGGGCGTGCTTCTCCCCGGACGGGACCACGCTCTTCGCCAACATCCAGACCCCCGGCCTCACCCTGGCCATCTGGGGCCCCTGGGAGCGGCGGCTGGCCTGA